One Saccharomyces eubayanus strain FM1318 chromosome XVI, whole genome shotgun sequence DNA segment encodes these proteins:
- the AQY1 gene encoding Aqy1p, whose protein sequence is MSSNDSNDTDKQHTRLDPTSVDDAYIPPEQPETKHARFHITKDTVRNHFIAAVGEFCGTFMFLWCAYVICNVANHDVALTAQPDGSHPGQLIMIAIGFGFSVMFSIWCFAGVSGGALNPAVSLSLCLARAISPTRCLVMWVAQIVAGMAAGGAASAMTPGKVLFANALGLGCSRSRGLFLEMFGTAILCLTVLMTAVEKRETNFMAALPIGISLFIAHVALTAYTGTGVNPARSLGAAVAARYFPGYHWIYWIGPILGATLAWSIWQLLQILDYTTYVDAEKAASTKEKAQSGANATAAPANTEV, encoded by the coding sequence ATGTCTTCTAACGATTCGAACGACACTGACAAGCAACACACACGTTTGGACCCCACAAGTGTCGATGACGCTTATATTCCGCCGGAACAACCGGAAACTAAGCATGCTCGCTTTCACATCACAAAAGATACCGTGAGAAACCACTTTATCGCAGCCGTCGGTGAGTTTTGTGGCACCTTCATGTTTTTATGGTGCGCTTACGTTATCTGCAACGTCGCCAATCATGACGTTGCGCTGACTGCGCAACCGGACGGTTCCCACCCGGGTCAATTAATCATGATCGCCATTGGTTTCGGGTTCTCCGTCATGTTCTCAATCTGGTGCTTTGCTGGTGTCTCCGGTGGTGCTTTGAACCCTGCCGTCTCGCTTTCCCTGTGTTTGGCAAGAGCAATCTCTCCAACAAGATGTCTTGTGATGTGGGTTGCCCAAATCGTGGCTGGGATGGCGGCCGGCGGCGCTGCTAGTGCCATGACCCCGGGCAAAGTTCTCTTCGCTAACGCCCTGGGCCTGGGGTGCTCCAGATCAAGAGGCCTGTTTCTGGAAATGTTCGGCACTGCCATCTTGTGTTTGACTGTTTTGATGACCGCTGTCGAGAAGCGTGAAACCAACTTCATGGCTGCTCTTCCTATCGGCATCTCTCTGTTCATCGCACATGTCGCCTTGACGGCGTACACAGGCACAGGTGTCAACCCGGCAAGATCCCTGGGTGCCGCCGTCGCAGCGAGGTATTTTCCTGGTTACCACTGGATCTACTGGATCGGTCCGATATTGGGGGCTACCTTGGCGTGGTCCATCTGGCAACTACTGCAGATCCTGGACTACACCACCTACGTCGATGCTGAAAAAGCTGCAAgcactaaagaaaaagcccAATCAGGAGCAAACGCCACTGCCGCTCCAGCTAACACTGAAGTTTGA
- the HPA2 gene encoding histone acetyltransferase has product MSSADDSVVVRFVTEDDKDGWQRLWRSFQEFYEVSFPNELDDFNFKRFLDPTVKMWAAVAVNGLSGEIIGMVNFFSHMSTWDFKDKIYINDLYVGENSRIKGVGRKLIQFVYEEADKLGTPSVYWCTDESNHRAQILYTKIGYKAPKIMYKRNGY; this is encoded by the coding sequence ATGTCGAGTGCCGATGACAGTGTTGTAGTAAGGTTTGTTACCGAGGACGATAAAGACGGCTGGCAACGACTTTGGAGGTCATTTCAGGAGTTTTATGAAGTTTCATTCCCGAACGAGCTGGATGACTTTAATTTCAAGAGGTTTCTAGATCCCACGGTAAAAATGTGGGCTGCTGTGGCCGTTAATGGTTTGAGTGGAGAGATCATTGGAAtggtaaattttttcagccaTATGAGTACGTGGGATTTCAAGGATAAGATATACATTAACGACCTCTATGTTGGTGAAAATTCTAGGATCAAGGGCGTGGGCCGGAAACTGATTCAGTTTGTTTACGAGGAAGCCGATAAACTGGGGACACCTAGTGTATATTGGTGCACAGATGAATCTAACCATAGGGCACAGATATTATATACTAAGATAGGTTATAAGGCGCCTAAAATTATGTACAAGAGAAACGGGTActga
- the OPT2 gene encoding Opt2p, with the protein MSETVKDNILINEKISPKGTVNYTDGAVYTESLSDRSSDIPQWYTDEQLLHFMKKLGYTTRTLYDIPDDVKYIVKEMPKLSLEDSFQVLKDAIVYYEDDENLPHDQYEEWKRLAELESPDWKEQLDEYDSFNIRAFASAIKFHSPYQEVRAVVDPSDDPTVPVETFRAYFLAIVWSIVGSGFNEFFSHRVVTITLGTPVIQMFLYLCGEAWAKTVPYWGFTVKGTKYAININAPWTQKEQMFATLLYGICQGAFYTHYNILTQKIFYHSSFSFGYQFLLSLAVQFIGFGFAGILRRFVVYPSRALWPTVMPTIAINKALLGKEKYESGMSRYNFFFLTFFIMFIYNWFPTYILNILNTFNWMTWIKPSNINLANITGSVTGIGINPISSFDWNVLSFNSPLVFPFWSYLTQYIGSILAALIVVAVYYSNYMNCQYLPMFTNSLYTNTGESFKVTKILDSENKLDLKKYQSYSPPFYTAGNLVSYGSFICAYPLMITWSFIVHSKLLFNAFKDWALNLWSLRKPKSWIAMFKSEYAALDEFDDAHSNAMKSYKEVPDWWYFAILLASLVVGIAVIEHYPTNTPVWGLFVSLGFNFIFLIPTTILQATTGFSFGLNLLIEMVIGYALPGNPIAIMILKAFGYNIDGQADNYVSNLKIAHYCKIPPMAVFRGQCVIVLIQIFVNLGVLNWQISNIKDFCTPHQNAKFTCPDAVTYYNASVVWGAIGPKRIFNHIYPIFKWCWLIGACIGIVFGVWKRWGRFYPRNFDPMLFVGGMINMGPPYNLMYFTPGMIVSFVSQYYMKRHHLNLWEKYNYVLSAGFSTGLVLSAIIIFFAVQYKDTAFNWWGNTVPYAGADGIGYPLKNITDTAKGYFGPDPGHYP; encoded by the coding sequence atgaGCGAAACCGTTAAAGATAATATTTTAATTAATGAGAAGATATCCCCAAAGGGGACCGTCAATTACACTGATGGGGCTGTGTACACTGAGAGTCTCTCCGATCGTTCATCGGACATTCCTCAATGGTATACCGATGAGCAATTGCTACACTTCATGAAAAAGTTAGGTTACACAACTCGTACCCTTTACGATATCCCGGATGATGTCAAATATATCGTCAAGGAAATGCCAAAGCTATCTCTTGAGGATTCTTTCCAAGTATTAAAAGATGCTATTGTATATTATGAAGACGACGAAAACTTACCTCATGACCAATATGAAGAGTGGAAAAGATTGGCTGAACTGGAATCCCCAGATTGGAAAGAGCAATTAGATGAATACGATAGCTTCAACATTAGGGCATTCGCTTCTGCTATCAAATTTCACTCTCCATATCAAGAGGTTAGAGCTGTTGTTGATCCAAGTGATGACCCTACTGTTCCAGTAGAGACGTTCAGAGCATACTTTTTAGCAATAGTTTGGTCTATTGTTGGTTCAGgtttcaatgaatttttttctcataGAGTAGTTACAATCACTTTGGGAACACCAGTAATTCAAATGTTTTTATATCTATGTGGTGAAGCTTGGGCAAAAACGGTTCCCTACTGGGGTTTCACTGTCAAAGGTACAAAATATGCTATAAATATTAACGCGCCATGGACTCAAAAGGAGCAAATGTTTGCCACTTTACTATACGGCATTTGCCAAGGTGCTTTTTACACGCATTATAACATTTTAACTCAGAAAATCTTCTACCATTCTAGTTTTTCGTTTGGATATCAATTTTTACTATCGCTAGCCGTTCAATTTATAGGATTTGGATTTGCTGGCATTCTTAGGAGATTTGTTGTTTATCCATCTCGTGCTTTATGGCCAACGGTTATGCCAACCATTGCCATAAATAAGGCTCTTCTAGGTAAAGAGAAGTACGAATCTGGTATGAGCAGATacaactttttctttttgacttttttcatcatgtTTATCTACAATTGGTTCCCCACTTACATTCTTAATATTCTGAACACTTTTAATTGGATGACCTGGATAAAACCAAGTAATATTAATCTAGCAAATATCACTGGAAGCGTCACTGGTATTGGAATTAATCCTATTTCGTCCTTTGATTGGAATGTTCTTTCATTCAATAGTCCGTTGGTTTTCCCATTTTGGTCTTATCTAACCCAGTATATTGGCTCTATTTTAGCAGCTTTAATTGTTGTGGCTGTGTACTACAGCAACTACATGAACTGTCAATACTTGCCAATGTTTACAAATTCCCTGTATACTAATACAGGTGAGTCTTTCAAAGTTACCAAGATATTAGACAGCGAAAACAAATTagatctgaaaaaatatcaaagttATTCGCCACCATTCTATACTGCTGGAAATTTGGTATCGTATGGCAGTTTTATCTGTGCATATCCTCTTATGATTACATGGTCATTTATTGTGCATTCAAAGCTTTTATTTAATGCGTTTAAAGATTGGGCTTTAAACCTGTGGTCTCTAAGAAAACCGAAATCCTGGATTGCGATGTTCAAAAGTGAGTATGCGGCTTTGGATGAATTCGACGACGCTCATTCTAATGCAATGAAAAGTTACAAAGAAGTTCCAGATTGGTGGTATTTTGCAATACTATTAGCTTCATTAGTTGTGGGAATAGCTGTTATTGAACATTATCCAACTAATACGCCAGTTTGGGGTCTCTTTGTCTCCTTAGGCTTcaacttcattttcttgattcCAACTACCATTTTACAAGCAACCACtggcttttcttttggtttaaATTTGTTAATTGAAATGGTGATTGGGTATGCTTTACCAGGTAACCCAATCGCTATTATGATTCTGAAAGCTTTTGGTTACAACATTGACGGCCAAGCAGATAATTACGTTTCTAATCTGAAAATTGCACATTATTGTAAGATTCCCCCAATGGCCGTATTTAGAGGCCAATGTGTTATAGTTTTGATTCAAATATTTGTTAATTTGGGTGTTTTAAATTGGCAGATCTCCAACATCAAGGATTTTTGTACGCCTCACCAAAATGCAAAGTTTACTTGCCCCGATGCTGTCACCTACTACAATGCTTCTGTTGTCTGGGGTGCAATTGGGCCAAAAAGAATCTTCAATCACATTTATCCGATCTTCAAATGGTGTTGGTTGATAGGTGCCTGTATTGGTATTGTATTTGGAGTTTGGAAACGATGGGGTAGATTTTATCCAAGGAATTTCGACCCGATGTTATTTGTAGGTGGTATGATTAATATGGGCCCTCCATATAACCTAATGTACTTCACTCCCGGTATGATTGTCAGTTTTGTTTCCCAGTATTACATGAAGAGACACCATTTGAATTTATGGGAGAAGTACAATTACGTTTTATCAGCGGGATTTTCGACAGGTTTAGTTCTGTCtgccatcatcatcttctttgcAGTCCAATACAAAGATACAGCCTTCAATTGGTGGGGTAATACGGTTCCTTATGCTGGCGCCGATGGGATTGGTTAcccattgaaaaatataactGATACAGCAAAAGGTTATTTTGGTCCTGATCCAGGTCATTATCCATGA